Proteins encoded in a region of the Flavobacterium sp. PMTSA4 genome:
- a CDS encoding TspO/MBR family protein has translation MQKILRIATVIMTCLAVGYFSSIVTRDNIPTWYVNIVKPSFNPPNWVFAPVWTILYFMMGYAAGRIWNLIDKHEAEVKKGFLFFLIQLALNALWSYLFFGLHNPMLASFEIVLLWLMIYETYLQFKKIDKVAAYLLLPYLAWVSFATVLTFSIWYLNR, from the coding sequence ATGCAAAAAATTTTAAGAATTGCCACAGTAATTATGACTTGTTTGGCTGTGGGTTATTTTTCAAGTATTGTTACAAGGGATAATATTCCAACATGGTATGTCAATATTGTAAAGCCAAGTTTTAATCCACCTAATTGGGTTTTTGCACCAGTTTGGACTATTTTATATTTCATGATGGGGTATGCCGCTGGAAGAATTTGGAATTTGATTGACAAACATGAAGCCGAAGTAAAAAAAGGATTTCTTTTCTTTTTAATACAATTAGCATTAAATGCTTTATGGTCGTATTTGTTTTTTGGACTGCACAATCCAATGTTGGCGTCCTTTGAAATTGTATTGCTTTGGTTGATGATTTATGAAACTTATTTGCAATTCAAAAAGATTGATAAAGTTGCTGCTTATTTATTACTTCCTTATTTAGCTTGGGTGAGTTTTGCTACAGTTTTAACGTTTTCAATTTGGTACTTAAACAGATAA
- a CDS encoding geranylgeranylglycerol-phosphate geranylgeranyltransferase, which yields MLSRKNKLLVMKIISLFSVVRGYNIPIIVLAQYLSAIFILAPKRRALDVLLDVNLFLIVFLSALTIASGYIINNFYDREKDLINRPNKSMLDRLVSQKTKLQVYFAVNFIVFLLAFLISIRAVLFFSSYIFLIWFYSHKLKKMAFIGNLIASFLAVLPFFAILLYYKNFYSQIFAHATFLFLLILIREMIKDLENIKGDVANDYQTIPVLFGEKISKQIITVLTLGTLIPVYLLIEIFEVGYMDIYFYFSLIVLLFFLQLLWKSNDKSGYLKLHNILKLLIVSGVFCIVLIEPEVLIHGKRLLKL from the coding sequence ATGCTTAGCCGTAAAAACAAACTTTTGGTAATGAAAATTATAAGTTTGTTCTCGGTAGTTCGTGGCTATAACATTCCAATTATAGTACTAGCACAATATCTTTCGGCTATATTTATTCTGGCTCCAAAAAGAAGAGCGCTTGATGTTTTACTTGATGTCAATTTATTTCTAATCGTTTTTCTTTCTGCTTTAACCATTGCTTCGGGCTATATCATCAATAATTTTTACGATAGAGAAAAAGATTTAATCAATCGTCCAAATAAATCGATGCTCGATAGATTAGTTAGTCAAAAAACGAAACTACAAGTTTATTTTGCAGTAAATTTTATTGTTTTTTTATTAGCTTTCTTGATATCTATTAGAGCAGTTTTGTTCTTTTCTAGCTATATATTTTTAATTTGGTTTTATTCTCATAAACTCAAAAAAATGGCTTTCATTGGCAATTTAATTGCTTCTTTTTTAGCTGTTTTACCATTTTTTGCCATTCTGTTGTACTATAAAAATTTCTATTCTCAAATTTTTGCTCATGCAACCTTTTTGTTTTTATTGATTTTAATTAGAGAAATGATTAAAGACCTAGAAAACATTAAAGGTGATGTTGCTAACGATTATCAAACAATTCCAGTTCTTTTTGGCGAAAAAATATCAAAACAAATCATTACTGTTTTAACGCTCGGAACGCTAATTCCGGTTTATTTATTGATTGAAATATTTGAAGTTGGATATATGGACATCTATTTCTATTTCAGTTTAATTGTTCTACTTTTCTTTTTACAGCTACTTTGGAAATCCAATGACAAATCAGGTTATTTAAAACTTCATAACATTTTGAAACTACTAATTGTTTCGGGTGTTTTCTGCATTGTGCTTATTGAACCTGAAGTTTTAATTCATGGAAAACGATTATTAAAATTATAA
- a CDS encoding pseudouridine synthase yields the protein MNKKEGNNKRNTSRPNSSRPSSNKPKPAMPKRAQGPKKVKPSTDDATPKRTTKPLKATSNNSPKPLKSDDIRLNKYISNSGICSRRDADIYIQSGNVKVNGQVVTEMGYKVKPGDVVNFDGSIISPERKEYILLNKPKNFTTSNEDDADHRNVMELVRVATKAKIQPIGRMDKNTTGLLVFTNDTDMIRKFSLPNQKSTKIYQVSLDKNLKFEDLEKISGGVTLDGHRLYVDEISYIENEPKTEIGLKLRTSNVKVVRSIFESFSYNVLKVDRVSFAGLTKKNLPRGNWRFLTEQEIINLKNV from the coding sequence ATGAATAAGAAGGAAGGCAACAATAAACGAAACACCTCACGACCAAATAGTTCGAGACCAAGTTCGAATAAGCCAAAACCTGCCATGCCAAAACGTGCTCAAGGTCCAAAAAAAGTAAAACCATCAACCGATGATGCTACTCCAAAAAGAACAACAAAACCTTTAAAAGCGACTTCAAATAATTCTCCAAAACCACTAAAATCTGATGATATCCGATTAAACAAATACATTTCAAATTCTGGTATTTGTTCGCGTCGTGATGCTGATATTTATATACAGTCTGGAAATGTAAAAGTTAATGGTCAAGTTGTAACTGAAATGGGTTACAAGGTAAAACCCGGAGATGTTGTTAATTTTGATGGAAGTATAATTTCTCCTGAACGTAAAGAATACATCTTACTGAACAAGCCGAAAAACTTCACAACTTCAAACGAAGATGATGCCGACCATAGAAATGTTATGGAATTAGTTCGTGTTGCTACAAAAGCAAAAATTCAACCAATTGGAAGAATGGATAAAAACACAACAGGTTTATTGGTTTTTACTAATGATACAGATATGATTAGAAAATTCAGCTTACCTAATCAAAAATCAACAAAAATTTATCAAGTTTCTTTAGATAAAAATCTAAAATTTGAAGATTTAGAAAAAATTTCAGGTGGCGTTACTCTTGATGGTCATCGCCTTTATGTAGATGAAATCAGTTATATTGAAAATGAACCTAAAACAGAAATTGGACTTAAATTAAGAACTTCAAATGTAAAAGTTGTGCGTTCTATTTTTGAAAGTTTTAGTTATAATGTTTTAAAAGTTGACCGAGTTTCTTTCGCTGGTTTGACCAAAAAAAATCTACCTCGTGGAAACTGGCGTTTTCTAACGGAGCAAGAAATAATTAATTTGAAAAACGTATAA
- a CDS encoding DUF885 domain-containing protein, whose product MRKTYTFLTFLLISILMISCKSEEKKTIDFKSITDNYFKEKNNLNPLEATQNGQAEYNDKLVFEMTDSFRKHKKEVYSNVLEELKSVNYNSLSEEEKNSYDIMKWDAEIELELLKHKTNLMPIQQFWGTHLTMGQFASAESAQPFKNEKDYDNFLKRMDLYSVWIDSAIVYMKKGIDEKIVLPKALSEKITPQFEALITKNIEDNLFYSSIKNFPSDFSDEQKNNFSKAYTTTINKKLIPQFQKMVNFLNSEYIPASRETSGIGSLKGGNELYKVYAKQWTTTSKTPDEIHQLGLSEVARIKAEMEKVKEQVGFKGTIVEFFDYVRNKPELMPFTKPEQVIANFEKIHATIKPNVDKLFSLQPKTPFQIKRTEAFREKTASAEYNQGAADGSRPGTFYVPIPDVKKYNYYGDEDLFLHEAIPGHHFQISLQQENQDLPDFRKYSWYGAYGEGWALYTESLGKELGLYTDPYQYFGMLSNEIHRAIRLVVDTGIHSKGWTREQAIKYSLENEAESEASIISEIERYMAIPGQALSYKIGQLKILELRKKAQDKLKDKFDIKVFHQKVLESGVMPLALLEKKINNWIQFSK is encoded by the coding sequence ATGAGAAAAACATACACCTTTTTAACTTTCCTTTTAATTTCAATTCTAATGATTAGCTGTAAATCTGAAGAAAAAAAAACAATTGATTTTAAATCTATAACCGATAATTATTTCAAAGAAAAGAATAATTTAAATCCATTAGAAGCAACTCAAAATGGACAAGCTGAATATAATGATAAATTAGTTTTTGAAATGACTGATTCTTTTAGAAAGCACAAAAAAGAGGTCTATTCAAATGTTTTAGAAGAATTAAAATCTGTAAATTATAATTCTCTTTCAGAAGAAGAAAAAAACAGTTATGATATAATGAAATGGGATGCAGAAATTGAATTAGAATTATTAAAACATAAAACTAATTTAATGCCAATTCAGCAATTTTGGGGAACACATTTAACAATGGGACAATTTGCAAGTGCAGAAAGTGCTCAACCATTCAAAAATGAAAAAGATTATGATAATTTTTTAAAAAGAATGGATTTATATTCCGTTTGGATTGATTCTGCAATTGTTTATATGAAAAAAGGAATTGATGAAAAAATTGTTTTGCCAAAAGCTTTATCAGAAAAAATTACACCTCAATTTGAAGCATTAATAACCAAAAACATTGAAGATAATTTGTTCTATTCTAGTATTAAAAATTTCCCATCTGATTTTAGTGATGAACAAAAAAATAATTTTTCAAAAGCTTATACCACTACCATTAATAAAAAATTAATTCCTCAATTTCAAAAAATGGTAAACTTCTTGAATTCAGAATATATTCCAGCCTCAAGAGAAACAAGTGGAATTGGAAGTTTAAAAGGCGGAAACGAATTGTATAAAGTTTATGCAAAACAATGGACAACTACTTCAAAAACTCCTGATGAAATTCATCAGCTCGGTTTAAGTGAAGTTGCCAGAATAAAAGCCGAAATGGAAAAAGTTAAAGAACAAGTTGGCTTTAAAGGAACAATAGTTGAGTTTTTTGATTACGTTAGAAACAAACCTGAATTAATGCCATTCACAAAACCTGAACAAGTGATTGCTAATTTTGAAAAAATTCATGCTACTATAAAACCTAATGTAGATAAATTATTTTCATTACAACCAAAAACGCCTTTTCAAATAAAGAGAACAGAAGCCTTTAGAGAAAAAACTGCAAGTGCTGAATACAATCAAGGTGCAGCCGATGGTTCAAGACCAGGAACTTTTTATGTTCCAATTCCAGATGTAAAAAAATACAACTATTATGGAGATGAAGATTTGTTTTTACACGAGGCAATTCCGGGGCATCATTTTCAAATTTCATTACAGCAAGAGAATCAAGATTTACCAGATTTTAGAAAATACAGTTGGTATGGTGCTTATGGTGAAGGTTGGGCTTTATATACCGAAAGTTTAGGAAAAGAATTAGGACTTTATACTGATCCTTATCAATATTTTGGAATGTTAAGCAATGAGATACACCGCGCTATTAGACTAGTTGTTGACACTGGAATTCACAGCAAAGGTTGGACAAGAGAACAAGCAATTAAATATTCGTTAGAAAATGAAGCCGAAAGTGAAGCAAGTATTATTTCAGAAATAGAACGCTATATGGCAATACCTGGTCAAGCACTTTCTTATAAAATTGGTCAGTTGAAAATTCTTGAATTACGAAAAAAAGCGCAAGATAAACTAAAAGACAAATTTGACATCAAAGTTTTTCATCAAAAAGTTTTAGAATCTGGGGTGATGCCTTTAGCTTTACTTGAAAAGAAAATAAATAATTGGATTCAATTTTCTAAATAA
- the mvaD gene encoding diphosphomevalonate decarboxylase, with amino-acid sequence MLTEKDFVAKPFSKTIDDGCFQWSAPSNIALVKYWGKKENQIPANPSISFTLNNCKTITKLSFFKKVNDGNFSFDLLFEGKPKEDFKPKIQKFFERIYAYCSYLKDFHFTIETENTFPHSSGIASSASGMAALSVNIMSLEKALHPEMSEEFFNKKASFLARLGSGSACRSVKGEVVVWGNHAEINGSSDLFGVEFSSNIHETFKNYQDTILLVDKGEKQVSSTVGHDLMHNHPFAEQRFEQAHQNLSKLKTVLETGNLEEFVAIVESEALTLHAMMMTSMPYFILMKPNTLEIINRIWKFRNETKIPVCFTLDAGANVHVLYSENDSESVLQLIKEELVGFCQNGNYICDNLGNGAIQIL; translated from the coding sequence ATGCTCACGGAAAAAGATTTTGTAGCCAAACCATTTTCTAAAACAATTGATGACGGATGTTTTCAATGGAGTGCACCAAGTAATATTGCCTTAGTTAAATATTGGGGTAAAAAAGAAAATCAAATTCCGGCCAATCCTTCCATAAGTTTTACTTTGAATAATTGTAAAACAATCACCAAACTTTCCTTTTTTAAAAAAGTAAACGATGGAAATTTTTCTTTTGATTTATTATTTGAAGGAAAACCTAAAGAAGATTTTAAACCAAAAATTCAAAAGTTTTTCGAAAGAATTTATGCATATTGTTCTTATCTGAAAGATTTTCATTTCACTATTGAAACTGAAAACACTTTCCCGCATAGCTCTGGCATTGCTTCGTCTGCATCAGGCATGGCAGCTTTATCAGTGAACATAATGAGTTTAGAAAAAGCTTTACATCCTGAAATGTCCGAGGAATTCTTCAATAAGAAAGCTTCTTTTTTAGCCCGATTAGGTTCTGGAAGCGCTTGTAGAAGTGTAAAAGGCGAAGTAGTTGTTTGGGGAAATCATGCTGAAATTAATGGAAGTTCTGATTTATTTGGCGTTGAATTCTCTTCAAATATTCACGAAACATTTAAGAACTATCAAGATACAATTTTATTGGTTGACAAAGGAGAAAAACAAGTTTCAAGCACTGTTGGTCATGATTTGATGCACAATCATCCGTTTGCTGAACAACGTTTTGAACAAGCACACCAAAATTTGTCTAAACTAAAAACCGTTTTAGAAACCGGAAATCTTGAAGAATTTGTAGCAATAGTTGAAAGCGAAGCTTTAACGCTTCATGCGATGATGATGACTTCTATGCCTTATTTTATTTTAATGAAACCAAATACGTTAGAAATCATCAATCGTATTTGGAAATTTAGAAATGAAACAAAAATTCCAGTTTGTTTTACGTTAGATGCAGGAGCAAACGTACATGTTTTATATTCCGAAAACGATAGCGAAAGTGTTTTACAATTAATTAAAGAAGAATTAGTTGGCTTTTGTCAAAATGGTAACTATATTTGTGATAATCTTGGAAACGGAGCAATTCAAATTCTATGA
- a CDS encoding nuclear transport factor 2 family protein produces the protein MSTEKNLSIAHLWFEAFNAHNLEKLLSLYDDEAQHFSPKLKIRHPETNGLVIGKNALRNWWQDAFERLPTLHYKVTSLTSNDDRVFMEYIRTVSDEENMLVAEVLEIKEGKIIASRVYHG, from the coding sequence ATGTCAACAGAAAAAAACCTATCTATTGCTCATCTTTGGTTTGAAGCATTTAATGCTCATAATCTTGAAAAATTATTATCGCTTTATGATGATGAAGCCCAACATTTTAGTCCAAAATTAAAAATCCGACATCCAGAAACTAATGGATTAGTAATTGGCAAAAATGCTTTAAGAAACTGGTGGCAAGACGCTTTTGAAAGATTGCCAACACTTCATTACAAGGTAACTTCGTTGACTTCAAATGATGATAGAGTTTTTATGGAATACATCCGAACAGTTTCAGATGAAGAAAACATGTTGGTAGCAGAAGTTTTGGAAATTAAAGAAGGTAAAATTATTGCTTCCAGAGTTTATCATGGTTAA
- a CDS encoding mevalonate kinase family protein, translating to MKGPLFYSKILLFGEYGIIKDSKGLSIPYNFYNGALKVDENPSDEAKKSNASLMKFVAYLEQLQKEQPQLVTFNLEALKNDVANGMYFDSSIPQGYGVGSSGALVAAIYDKYAYDKITVLENLTREKLLQLKAIFSQMESFFHGKSSGLDPLNSYLSIPILINSKDNIEATGIPSQTADGKGAVFLLDSGIVGETAPMVNIFMENLKDQGFRRMLKNQFVKYTDACVENFLHGDMKSLFSNTKKLSKVVLNHFKPMIPEQFHGVWQNGIDTNDYYLKLCGSGGGGYILGFTQNLEKAKESLKDYKLEVVYQF from the coding sequence ATGAAAGGACCATTATTTTATTCAAAAATACTTCTCTTTGGAGAATATGGAATCATAAAAGATTCTAAGGGTTTATCAATTCCTTATAATTTTTACAACGGCGCTTTAAAAGTGGATGAAAATCCTAGTGATGAAGCAAAAAAATCGAATGCAAGTTTGATGAAATTTGTTGCTTATTTGGAACAACTTCAAAAAGAACAACCGCAATTAGTAACATTTAATTTGGAAGCTTTAAAAAATGATGTTGCTAACGGAATGTACTTCGATTCAAGTATTCCACAAGGTTATGGTGTTGGAAGTAGCGGTGCTTTAGTGGCTGCTATTTATGACAAATATGCCTATGATAAAATAACCGTTTTAGAGAATTTAACGCGCGAAAAGTTATTACAACTTAAAGCAATTTTTTCACAAATGGAATCTTTTTTCCACGGAAAAAGTTCGGGTCTTGATCCTTTAAATAGCTATTTAAGCATTCCAATTTTAATCAATTCAAAAGATAATATCGAAGCAACCGGAATTCCTTCGCAAACTGCTGATGGAAAAGGTGCAGTATTTTTATTAGATTCAGGAATTGTTGGCGAAACTGCTCCAATGGTTAATATTTTCATGGAAAATTTAAAAGACCAAGGTTTTAGAAGAATGCTAAAAAATCAGTTTGTAAAATATACTGACGCTTGTGTTGAGAACTTTCTTCACGGTGACATGAAATCATTATTTTCAAATACAAAAAAATTATCAAAAGTGGTTTTAAACCATTTTAAACCAATGATTCCAGAGCAATTTCATGGTGTTTGGCAAAACGGAATTGACACTAATGATTATTACCTGAAACTTTGTGGTTCTGGCGGCGGCGGATATATTCTTGGATTTACTCAAAATTTAGAAAAAGCCAAAGAATCCCTAAAAGACTATAAATTAGAAGTAGTTTATCAGTTTTAA
- a CDS encoding dipeptidase, with translation MDNIKQYVQENKERFINELIELLKIPSVSADTAYSQDVIDTAEAVKSSLENAGCNFVEICETDGYPIVFGEHIIDKNLPTVLVYGHYDVQPPDPMELWTSPPFEPVIKTTEIHPEGAIFARGACDDKGQMYMHVKAFEYMIKNNCLPCNVKFMIEGEEEVGSKSLSSFVENNQEKLSNDVILISDTGMISNQQPSITTGLRGLSYVEVEVTGPNRDLHSGLYGGAVANPINILSKMIASLHDENNHITIPGFYDKVEELSSAERAEMAKAPFSLENYKKALDINDVYGETGYVTNERNSIRPTLDVNGIWGGYTGEGAKTVIASKAYAKISMRLVPNQDWHEITELFTKHFESIAPKAVKVKVTPHHGGQGYVTPIDSIGYQAANKAYTETFGVQAIPVRSGGSIPIVALFEKELKSKTILMGFGLDSDAIHSPNEHFGVFNYLKGIETIPLFYKYFVELSK, from the coding sequence ATGGACAATATCAAACAATACGTTCAAGAAAACAAAGAGCGTTTTATCAATGAGTTAATTGAATTATTAAAAATCCCTTCTGTTAGCGCAGATACTGCTTATTCTCAAGATGTTATTGACACGGCTGAAGCAGTAAAAAGTAGTTTAGAAAATGCAGGTTGTAATTTTGTAGAAATATGTGAAACCGATGGTTATCCAATAGTTTTTGGTGAGCACATTATTGATAAAAATTTACCAACCGTTTTAGTTTACGGTCATTATGATGTTCAACCACCAGATCCAATGGAACTTTGGACTTCACCACCATTTGAACCCGTTATTAAAACCACTGAAATTCATCCGGAAGGAGCAATTTTTGCTCGTGGTGCATGCGACGATAAAGGTCAAATGTATATGCATGTAAAAGCTTTTGAATACATGATTAAAAACAACTGTTTGCCTTGTAACGTTAAGTTTATGATTGAAGGTGAAGAAGAAGTTGGTTCAAAAAGCTTGAGCTCATTTGTTGAAAATAATCAAGAAAAATTATCAAATGATGTAATTTTAATTTCCGATACTGGGATGATTTCTAACCAACAACCGTCAATCACAACAGGTTTACGCGGTTTAAGTTACGTTGAAGTTGAAGTTACAGGTCCAAATCGTGATTTACATTCAGGTCTTTATGGTGGTGCAGTAGCAAATCCAATAAACATTTTATCAAAAATGATTGCATCGCTTCATGATGAAAATAATCACATTACGATTCCAGGATTTTATGATAAAGTTGAAGAACTTTCATCAGCAGAAAGAGCAGAAATGGCTAAAGCACCATTTAGTTTAGAAAATTATAAAAAGGCTTTAGACATCAATGATGTTTATGGTGAAACTGGCTATGTAACCAATGAAAGAAACTCTATTCGACCAACACTAGATGTCAACGGAATTTGGGGTGGTTATACTGGTGAAGGTGCAAAAACAGTTATCGCTAGCAAAGCATATGCAAAAATTTCTATGCGATTAGTACCAAATCAGGATTGGCATGAAATAACAGAATTATTTACCAAACATTTTGAAAGCATTGCTCCAAAAGCAGTAAAAGTTAAAGTAACTCCACACCATGGCGGACAAGGATATGTTACGCCAATTGACAGTATTGGTTATCAAGCCGCTAATAAAGCCTATACTGAAACTTTTGGTGTTCAAGCAATTCCTGTTCGTTCTGGCGGAAGTATTCCTATCGTAGCCTTATTTGAAAAAGAATTAAAATCAAAAACTATCTTAATGGGATTTGGTTTAGATTCGGATGCGATTCATTCTCCAAACGAACATTTTGGAGTTTTTAATTACTTAAAAGGAATTGAAACGATTCCATTGTTTTATAAGTATTTCGTAGAATTAAGTAAATAA